A genomic segment from Sander vitreus isolate 19-12246 chromosome 3, sanVit1, whole genome shotgun sequence encodes:
- the LOC144515264 gene encoding vacuolar protein sorting-associated protein 26B-like, with protein MSFFSFGQSAEIDVVLNDAETRKKAEHKTEDGKKDKYFLFYDGETVSGKVNVTLKNPGKRLEHQGIKIEFVGQIELYYDRGNHHEFVSLVKDLARPGEITQSQTLDFEFTHVEKPYESYTGQNVKLRYFLRATVVRRLNDISKEMDIVVHTLSTYPELNSSIKMEVGIEDCLHIEFEYNKSKYHLKDVIVGKIYFLLVRIKIKHMEIDIIKRETTGTGPSVYHENDTIAKYEIMDGAPVRGESIPIRLFLAGYDLTPTMRDINKKFSVRYYLNLVLIDEEERRYFKQQEITLWRKGDVVRKSMSHQAAIASQRFEGSAASESALEQAAREESG; from the exons ATGAGTTTCTTCAGTTTTGGACAAAGTGCAGAAATTGATGTGGTTCTGAATGACGCTGAAACGAGGAAGAAGGCTGAACACAAGACTGAGgatggaaagaaagacaaatactTTCTTTTCTATGATGGCGAGACTGTCAGTGGAAAGGTGAATGTCACCCTAAAGAACCCCGGGAAGAGGCTGGAGCACCAGGGGATCAAAATTGAATTTGTTGGCCAAATAG AGCTGTATTATGACAGAGGAAACCATCACGAGTTTGTTTCCCTGGTGAAAGATCTTGCGAGACCGGGTGAAATAACTCAGTCGCAGACCCTCGACTTTGAGTTCACTCATGTTGAAAAGCCATACGAGTCCTACACAGGCCAGAACGTCAAGCTAAG ATATTTCCTTCGGGCCACGGTGGTCAGAAGACTAAATGACATCAGTAAAGAGATGGACATTGTGGTCCACACCTTGAGCACTTACCCTGAACTCAACTCCTCCATTAAAATGGAAGTTGGAATTGAGGATTGTCTCCACATTGAGTTTGAGTACAACAAATCCAA GTACCATCTGAAGGATGTAATTGTGGGGAAAATCTATTTCCTGCTGGTGAGGATTAAGATTAAGCACATGGAGATTGACATCATCAAACGTGAGACGACGGGCACCGGCCCAAGTGTATACCATGAAAACGACACCATCGCCAAGTACGAGATCATGGACGGCGCTCCAGTCAGGG GAGAGTCCATTCCCATCCGGTTATTTCTCGCTGGTTATGATCTGACTCCCACCATGCGAGACATCAACAAGAAGTTCTCTGTGCGCTACTACCTGAACCTGGTGCTGATCGACGAGGAGGAGAGACGCTACTTCAAACAGCAG GAAATCACGCTGTGGAGGAAAGGCGACGTGGTGAGGAAGAGCATGTCTCATCAGGCAGCAATCGCCTCGCAGAGATTCGAGGGCTCGGCTGCTTCAGAGAGCGCTTTGGAACAGGCTGCAAGGGAGGAGAGCGGGTAG